The region CCCGGGCATGGGGCAGGAGCTCAGCGCCCTGTGGTTTCAGTGGAACTGCCCGGTGATGCTCGCAAGACCCAGCCAGGCTGAGTCACTGGGATGACAAGATCAGTTTTCACAATTATGGCAAGAATCATGTAGCAGAGCTCTGTGACATCGATGTAATAATTTGCTGGCTTTAATGAAATTGGATAATTACAGGTAAAGGTACTGGCTATGGCATCACTGCtgctaatttttttattttttttaattgttgaaCATGCATCTGTTAAATATTATGAACTTTTCAGTGGTGGTGATGAGCCTTCTGTGGCGCGAGGAAAACCACCTAGTAAACAAGGCTCCCCCTGGAGGGGACCAGGGACTCTCTCTGAGGCCCTGCCgtcttcccccccgccccagtgGTATGGGCgcaccctccctccccctgaGGCGCTCCGTGGTTCATGCCGGCCGGCCGCGGCAGCGTCTGGCGCATGCGCAGTGGGCCGTATGGCGGCTGCCCAGCTGAGGGCGGTTGTTGTGGGAACCGCGGTGGGTCGGACCGGACTGGGTGCTCCCGGGAGGCCGGGGAGGGCGGCTGGCCGCCCGGGACAGTCCCGGAGCCGGGAAGGGCCGGGCCGCCATCGCTGAGGAGCGGCGTGTGCGAGCGAGGTCTGTGCGCCGGGGCCGGCACCGCAGGTCTGCGTGAGGGACTCGCGGCGGCTGGGCCGGGGCGGGACGGGCCGCTGCCGGTGCCGCTGCCGGTGCCGCTGCCGCTGCCGGTGCCGCTGCGGCCCTGCCGGAGCCGGCGCTTGCCGCAGTGGGTTGCGCTGTTCAGGGCCTGTTCGTGCCAGTGGCTTAGTGTGTTTCACCCCGTTTTTCTCCCGGGCGATGGGCGGAGGGGAAGCTGCTGGGTCTCCACCTTCGAGTCCGTGTCGTTCGGTGTGGAGCCGTGGGACGGGCGTAGGACCTTGGGGCCGGGACTGACCGTCCGTCCCCCGCTTCGAGTGGGGCATCTGCCAGCAAAGGCCGTTGTGAGCAGGTCCGGCAGGATCTGCTCTGTCGTGGTCATGGTGGAGCGAGGCGGGAGCATCTCAGTACTCTGGCTTTTTCATTGAGCTCCCACCGAACTCTGAAACGCACCGTGGTTCCGTGTATTTACAGGCTGCAGTGGGTCTAGCAGTCACACTGATATCACCTCAGCAGTTCATAAAGATCAGCCGGCattcaaatatttcaatattatCTGGCTTTTCCATCTTCACAAATCTCTGGCTTTGAACTGTGATGTGTTTGGGAAGTTTCAGCTAACTTGAGGCACTTACTACTGGGCTGTTCAGTTAATTATGCTAATGTTAATAATGCATATTAATGTTGCTTGTCTGCATTCCATATTCTTAATGTATTTCTggaatatgttttcttttggaaggTTTAATATTCAGAAACTGATTGCAAAGTCTTATTTTGAGATATGATCCTAAAAACCCTTTTCTGTGTAAGTGTTCCTGCTTACTGGATTAAGTTTTAGTGGTTTCATGTCCTGGCTCTGTATTTGAGATCCTGAATTGCACTCAAAGCTGTAGGAAGGGTTGGAAAAATCAGTGAGGGAAAAGCAGGGGAACAGGAGAATAATGGAGTAGAATAACAGCACACTGCTGTTGAAATACAAGCTTCATAAGTAAGAAAACAGGATCACCttcttgtattttctctttttctttatttccctccTACTTTGCCCTCTTCAGCTTCTGTTTCAGTACATTACTGTGTATTGGTACAGATTTTGCAGGCTAGTTGTTAATCTTAAACACATTGCTTAAGGTTTTTTGTCTGTCTGTTTACTTGTCTTTGGGGTGACTGTGCCTAATGGCAACAGGACCAAAGTTGTAAATGCCACGGAAGTGAGTTCTCCATGGTTTAGAAGCTACGTATGTGGATGACTTAaaattcacttattttttttctccttgttccaGATGGAAAAGAAGAGTTCATGGTTTCTGATTTGCATAATAGCAGAGGCTGAACAGGCATAAAGGAGACTGTAGTGTGGGTGAGAAGTGTCAAGCCCCTTGCAAGGCTTTGCtctgtaaaaagaagaaatgaatccTACAAATGATGATCCAGTGTTTGGGACCATTTTTGACTGGGACTATCTCTTATGGGAAGTTCGTTTGACATTTTTAGCTGCTGGTTTTTTTATCTACTTGGGAGTATTTCTTTTGTCTCACTGGTTGTCTTCACGGATAAGTACCACTTATCGTGCCTTGCATGCAAAGGAGAAGGTGTTTTGGAACATGGCAGTCACACGTGGTGTGTTTGGACTTCAGAGTTGTGTTTCTGGGTTATGGGCTTTGCTCATAGATCCTGTTTTTTATGCTGACAAAGTGTATTCACAGCAGAAGTGGAGTTGGTTTAATTGTTTAATAGCTGCTGGATTTTTCTTGCTTGAAAATGTAGCTGTTCACGTGTCCAACGTTATTTTTAGAACATTTGATGTGTTCTTGGTAGTTCATCACTTGCTTGCTTTTGGTGGCTTGGCTGGTCTGGTAATTAATGTGAAATCTGGACATTATCTGCCTTTGATGGGAATGTTGTTGGAGATGAGTACTCCCTCAACGTGCATTTCCTGGATGCTTCTAAAGGTAAGCATgtgattattttcaaattatgttTGTAACAGTTTTCATGCATCTCACTTGTCCGTAGGTAATCTGTGTGGTTTGTCTAGATAGCTTTTCAGCAAAACTGTGTTCATCTAACTGATATCCATGTTACTATGATACCTGCTTCTATTGTGATGACATTTCTGTAGTACTCCATATAGTTTTCTGTGGGATGCTGTGTGCATGTGGATAGTGAGATGGTATAGATTCATTCTGagtttgggatgctgtatgcaTGTGGAATATCATAGCtctacatgaaaaaaatgcctAAGAGTATGTGTATGTGAAAGCTGGATAATTGCATTAGTTCTACAGATTCCTCTGTTCTTTATCTTGAAGTAATAATCTCACTTCTGCATACTTTCTATTCTTGTTTTTTCTAGGCTGGCTGTGCTAATACCCTTTTCTGGAAGGTAAACCAGTGGGTGATGATCCACCTGTTTCACTGCCGCATGATTCTTACTTACCACATGTGGTGGGTGTGTATTTTCAATTGGAATTCTGTGATAGAAAATCTGGGACTTcttcattttattgttttattctcTGGATTATTTGCTGTTACACTAATACTTAACCCATACTGGACATACAAAAAAactcagcagctcctcagcccAACTGACTGgaactttgaaaataaagcaacggaaaatggaaattttaacGGTGAAACACATCGAAAGAAGAGAATATAACACTGAAGCAGCTGCTTCCTAGTAGGGCACTGGAAGAATACAATGCAAAGTAACTCTTTGTCCATGAACTAGAAGCTTTTGCAAAGAGCTCATTAACGCAACTATTCCTTGCTAGTAGAATTCTGTATGCATcagaagtatttaaaagcaTTGTTTATGTTTCATGTGTGCATACACTTAAGATTTTCAACCTCTTAGTTATGAATTACGCCAACAATTTTGTCAGGTTGGACAGTATTTCATGATATAGGAGTGGCATGTTCCCTAGTGATATCCTTTATCCTAATGCTTCAAAGTGGCTTTATGGTTAATTTGTCTATTAAGCTCAGCTTGAATCAAGTTTAGCTTAGATCCTATTTCACATATGTTGGAGACACTGATACTAGAAATTATGTGAGTTGCTTATTAAGATAAATTATGACCCAAGTTAGGTATGCATGGTTACCTAGTTCCTGTGTGCCATTAAATCATTCCAAGTGCTGAACTGGTCAGTGGCAGAATGCAGTCATGGCTGGGGTGGTTTTTGTCtcgtttgtggggtttttttgttttatttttcttctaagtgCACTTGAGGAAGATAATTGTTTCAGTGTTCTCTGTCAAAGTGAACTGTAGTTTCCAGGTCACCCTCAGTGTGGGGAATTCATATCCACCACAAACATGCATGTGGGGATGCAAGCCTTTGTCATACTGGTGATCCAGCTAGGTGAGTAATCGTAGTGCTCACTTCTGGACTTGAAATCAGTGACATATAAGAGGCAACGATACAATGTTTCACTCTTTCTCATTCTTGAAAAGTTTGCTGGTTCATtggtaaaattattttctttgtagatTCTTGTGAGCGGTTCCGTGAGTGGTTCCCGTGAGTGCTCTGGTTATGGTTCCCATCATTTTTGGAAATTCTCTGAGTTATAGAGGGTTTTAGAATCTGAGGTGACTCCTCTGGAGGAAAGCCCAAGTCACCTCTTTTAGTTCAATTGTTCTtctagtatttttattttactttggagAACGTACAAAGTGATGTTAACAATCCTTTGCACTTTATTTGCCACATCACTAAATCTTACCTTGACCTAGGGAATAGGATAGGCTTTTTTTAGATAGGGGCATAGCAAATTGTGGTGCATGTTCTCCTGCTGATGGCATTGGTCTGATGGTTCCTGGGTGAAACTTTGGACAGCAAATGACAGTGTAAAGATCACGCTAGAAGAGAGTGACGCCTAGTGGCAGGAGAATGACAAAGATGATGAGTTTTGACACAGTGAGATAAAAAGCCTGACATTTGAAACTTTGTCATATGTTGTGACATGACTGTtacacagttttattttccaaagtacTAAGACCGGGCAAGCCCAATATGTGAAGAATTTCAGGTCAAGACATGTGTTTAAAGCTTTGTGTACTGATCTGTGATGGAGCATATTGTTTTAAATGTGGAAGGGAAGCACTGTTTGGTGTAAGCAACCCATTTTATAAATTTTTGGTGGGAATGTCTTCAATTTTATTCCAAGTGAAGGGAGGAAGCTAGTGGTCAGGTTGCTGTGTTCCCCAGTTCACTTTGTGTGAGCACAAAGTTGTGAAGGGGAGGAAACTTCTTACTGGTAGATCACAAAGGCATAGCCAGATCTTGTTGATAATGACGAAGTGGTGAATGTCTGAAATTGTCCATTCAAAACTAGGCTGAGAGGGCCATAATAATTTTACACAGCAATGCTGTCTGTTATCCTGCTGATACTcaattgaaaaaatataaattttatgcTACCTTCTTATTTCTAAGCAGGCCAGAATGAGGTTGCAGTGTTTTTGTGGTGTTATCTGTCTGGATGCCATCCTATAGAAAAAGGGATTTTCTGAAATTTGAAATTACATACCTCTCCTGAGGGGTTATGTGGGGGAAAGTAATGTTAAAAGTACTTCGGAAAAAAGCAGGGAGATGAATTCCTCAGAAACAGAACCCAGAAATGTGATCCAAATGCCCATCTTGTAGAATGCAAACCTCACTTACAGGAGTTCCGTGGGGGAAGGCAGAGAATAAGTTACCAGATACCAAAATCATGGTGTGCTCTATGCAGCTTGAAATGTAAAGGTTCGAATTTGATAAAACAAGGTAATAACTATAAAAATCTCTGCTGCAGAATTCTGAAGAATCATAGCATAAAATGGAAGCATCAGAAGGGCAATAAGTTTGAGCCAAGTGTGTAATTTTTATAGTGGCTGGCTAAAGGAGGTGAAGTTTCTATgtgctaaaataaaacaatatggAGGATTTGGCTCAGTAGTGAACTTGGGTCTGCCAAAAGAGTTGAGGTGTGGTCCAAGCAGGTAGATAGTTATGTCAGAGGTACCAGACTTCTCAAGTTTAATATTTTGTGTTAATAACTTGTGTTGTGTTATTAAGAGCATTTTAAATATCTCATTAGAAGTAACTTTTATCATAATAAGGCAGTATTTTTAGTATGCATCTCAATGTGAGATTTTTGACACAAGGACTGTTATGGCATGTCTCAAACCTTTTGCACATCTTACTTTATAATTATGAATACCTAAGAGTGTCTGTTAACCTGAACACTGCTAGACCTGCTGGAACAAAAGCTATGCAATAAAGCAAATAAGAACACtcactttatttctgtttcagtttgagGGGCGAGGGGATTTTACAGTTCAGCTAGAAATGTATCAGGACATAAAAATACAGACAACTTTTCTTCATGTTGATAGCCTAGAGTTGGAGTTACCAGTTCTGTTACACAAagccctttctttctttttaatactcCAGTGTTTTCTTCACTGCCTTTTGGCAGCTCCCTTCAAGAGGATTTTCTGGTTTATGATTGTGGGTGACTGTCTCGTTCCTCTGAAACAAGACTGAAAAGTTCTCTAAATGTTGGTGTCTAATTACTCTTATAACTAAGTGTTG is a window of Columba livia isolate bColLiv1 breed racing homer chromosome 3, bColLiv1.pat.W.v2, whole genome shotgun sequence DNA encoding:
- the CLN8 gene encoding protein CLN8 — translated: MNPTNDDPVFGTIFDWDYLLWEVRLTFLAAGFFIYLGVFLLSHWLSSRISTTYRALHAKEKVFWNMAVTRGVFGLQSCVSGLWALLIDPVFYADKVYSQQKWSWFNCLIAAGFFLLENVAVHVSNVIFRTFDVFLVVHHLLAFGGLAGLVINVKSGHYLPLMGMLLEMSTPSTCISWMLLKAGCANTLFWKVNQWVMIHLFHCRMILTYHMWWVCIFNWNSVIENLGLLHFIVLFSGLFAVTLILNPYWTYKKTQQLLSPTDWNFENKATENGNFNGETHRKKRI